CGGCCTCGGCGGAGCGGGCGAGGATCTTGTCGTCGATGTCGGTGACGTTGCGGATGAACGTCACCCGGTACCCGTGGCCGGCCTCCAGCCAGCGCCACAGGACGTCGAACGCGACACCGGAGCGGATGTGGCCGATGTGCGGTGGCGCCTGCACCGTCGCCCCGCACAGGTAGACACCGACCTCGCCCGCGGTCAGCGGGACCAGCTCGCGGACCTCCCGGGTGGCGGTGTCGAACAGGCGCAGGCTCACCGGCCACAGGCTACCGGCCGCGAGCACGGGCCCTGCGGCCCTGGGACGGGCCGCCGGTGGGCGTCGTAACCTGTCCGCAGGAGGTGGGCGATGCCTTCTGGTCCGGCCGCCACCGGGCACGAGCCGGTGCGAGTGTCCCTGCACGGGCGGGAGATCAGCTACCTGGACGTCGGGCAGGGTCCGGTCGTCGTCTTCGTCCACGGGCTGCTCGGCTCGCACCGCAACTGGCTGCACCTCGTCGACGACCTGGCCGCGACCCGCAGGGTCATCGCACCGGACCTGTTCGGCCACGGCGCCTCCTCCAAGCAGCGCGGGGACTACTCGCTCGGCGCGCACGCCGCGGCGCTGCGGGACCTGCTGGACCACCTGCGGATCGGATCGGTGACGCTCGTCGGCCACTCCCTCGGCGGCGGCATCAGCCTGCAGCTGGCCTACCTGTTCCCCGAGCGGGTGGATCGGCTCGTGCTGGTCTCCAGCGGTGGCCTGGGACGCGAGCTCGGTCTCCTGCTGCGGGCCCCTGCGCTGCCCGGCGCCGAGCTCGTCATGCCACTGGTGGCCTCGACGTGGGTGCGTCGCGGCGGCCAGTCGATCGGACGCGGTCTGGTCCGGCTGGGGCGGGACCCGGGTCACGACGTCAACGAGGCGTGGCGCGGCTTCCTGCAGCTCGGCGACGCGGAGAGCCGCCAGGCGTTCATCACCACCGTCCGCTCGGTCATCGACCCTGGTGGGCAGATGGTCTCCGCGGACGACCGGCTCTCCCGCATCACCGTGCCGGTGCTCGTCGTGTGGGGCGGGCGCGACCGGCTGATCCCGATGTGGCACGGGGCTCGTGCCGCGCAGCGGATCCCCGGCAGCAGGCTGGAGGTCTTCGAGAACGCCGGGCACTTCCCCCACCTGGACGACCCGGAGCGTTTCGCCCGGGTGCTGCGGGAGTTCATCGAGGCCGGCTGACCGGGTGCGCGCGGACGCCGGCCACGGGTCCGCCCGCCCGCCGGTCAGCCGAGCGCCAGCACCCGGCGGACGGCGTCCGCCAGCTCGGCCGGTGCCCGGACGCACGCGGCGACGTGCGCGTCCGGGCGGACCAGCCAGATCTCGTCGTCCGCTGCCCGCAGCGCCTGGCTCAGCACGCCGCGGGGATCGACCGCCGTCAGCGCCAGCACCCGCACCGGCAGGCCAGGCGGTGCCACGTCGCGCACCGCGTCGGCGCACGCGGTCCGGTCGGCCGCCGGACCGGTGAGCACGAGCAGACCACGCCGGCAGAGCTCCCGTACCCGGGTGACGCCGGGGTCCTCGGGGTCGACCGCGGGCCCGTCCGGCAGGACGACGCCCGGGACCGGTTCGGGGGCGCGTCCCCGCTGCGGGCGGCCCGGCCACGGGCGGTGCGGGCACGGGGTGGTGAGCGGCGAGGACACGTACCAGAACGGCTCGGCGAGCCGGCCGGAGTCGACGTCGCGGGCGGCGGCCGGGTCGTGCACGGCGGCCTCGAGCACCTCGAGCCGGCGCCGGTACGCCTGCGGGCTCTGCGGGACGAGGAAGTCCATGGTCCGGGAGGTGACCTCGAGGTTCTCGTCCGCCGCCGCGCCCCGCTCGATCTCGTAGGAGTCGAGGAGCGCCTGGCCGGCCCAGCCGCGGAGCACGAACGCCAGCTTCCACGCGGCGTTCTCGGCGTCCCCGACTCCGGAGTTCAGCCCGCGCGCGCCGAACGGCGCGACGAGGTGGGCGACGTCCCCGGCGAGCAGCACCCGCCCGACGCGCAGCCGGTCGGCCCGGCGGGCGTGGAACCGGTACACCGAGCTCCACACGACCTCGTAGTCCTGGTCGCCGATGACCTGGCGGATCCGGCGGTCCAGGGAGCCGTCCGCGCGGGCGGCGTCGAGGTCGAAGCCTGGTTCGACCTGCCAGTCGATCCGGTACACCGAGTCCGGGCACGGGTGGATGAGGACCTGGCGGCCGGGGTTCCACGGCGGGTCGAAGTAGAACCGGCGCTCGTTCTCCCAGCCCGGCAGCTCGGCGCGGATGTCGCAGATGAGGAAGGCGTCGTCGAACGAGCGGCCGTCGAAGTCGACGCCGAGCGCAGCGCGCAGCGCGCCGCCCCTGGCTCCGGCGCAGGCCACCGCCCAGGCGGCCCGGACGGTCACCTCGCCGTCGTCGGTCCGGCAGCCCAGGCGCACCCCGGCGTCCGAGGACTCGACCGTCACGACCTCGTGCCCCCAGCGGACGTCGATGAGCTGCTGGGCGGCGATGAGCTCGTCAAGCACCTCCTCGGTGCGCGCCTGGGAGATGTTGACGAACGCCGGCAGCGGCGAGCTGCCGGGGTCCTCCAGCTCGATGCTGAACAGCTCGCGGTCGCGGTAGAACGTGCGGGCGACGGACCAGGTGACGCCTTCCTGCGCGATCCGGCCGGCACCGATGGACGCCCAGACGTCGAGGACGTCGCGCTGCTGGCAGATGGCCTTGCTGCCGACCACGTCACGTTCGCGGCGGGCGTCCAGCAGGACGACGGGCACACCCCAGCGGGCGAGCAGCAGCGCGGTGGTCTGGCCGACCGGGCCGTTGCCGACGACGGCGACGGGCTCGGTCGGCGGCAGCGCAGGGGTGCCCCGCGGGTCGGCCGCGGCCGGGGCAGTCGTCATCCTCAGTCCTGCAGCTGGTCCCAGACCTGCCGGTCCCGCTGCGCCGTCCAGATCGTCGGACGCTCGACCCCCTCGAGCTCCTCCCAGACCCGGGCGACGTCGAACGGCAGGGTGTGCTCGAAGATCGGCCAGCTCCCGTAGGTGGGGGCGAGCCGGTCGTGGCAGGCGCGGAAGGCGTCCTTGAGCATGCCGCCCTCGCTCTGGACCCGGCGCACCTCGTCGATGAGCGCGGTGAGGAACCCGCGGCTCTGCTCGATCGCGGCGTCCACGGCGTCACGGCCCCGCACCACCGCACCCCGCCCGCCGACGAGGGCCTCCGCGCCGAACGCGGCGACGGCGTCCAGGGTGCCGCTCACCCACTCCTGGTGGAAGGCGTCCCCGGTGTACAGGGCAGCCTGCGCCTCGACGAGGTCACCGGCGAACAGCACCCGGTGACGCGGCAGCCAGGCGACGATGTCGCCCTCGGTGTGCCCGCGGCCGCAGTACTGCAGGACCAGGTCGCCGCGGTCGCCGCCGAGCGGGATCGTCACCCGGTCCGAGAACGTCAGCGTCGGCCAGGTCAGACCGGGCACCGAGTCCGGCTCCTTGAACAGCCGCGGCATCCGGGCCAGCTCGCTGTCCCAGTCCTGCTGGCCGCGCTCGGCGATGAGCGCCCGGGTGTTCTCGTGGGCGACGACGACGTCGGCGTCGAACGCGCTGGCGCCCAGCACCCGGACCGCGTGGTAGTGCGACAGGACGAGGTAGCGGACCGGCTTGTCGGTGTGCTCGCGCAGCCGGTCGAGCCACTCGCGGGCGGCGACCGGCGTGGCCCGGGCCTCGAACGCGACGACGAAGTCCTCGCCCTCGACGGCCCCGACGTTGGGGTCGCCCTCGGCGGTCAGGGCGTAGACGCCGTCGGCGAGGACCTCGAGCGTCTCGGTCTTGTCCTCCAGGTCCGCGGACGACGCGAACGGCTTGCTGCTCAACGGTTCTCCTCCGCTGCGGGGTGGTCGGTGGTGTCGGACGGGGTCCCGGTCGGCGCCGGTGCCCCGGCCGGGGCGGCGGCGCCGACCGAGCCGGACGACGTGGAGTCGCCGCCGAGGTAGGCCGAGCGCACCCGGGCGTCGTCGGCCAGCTCGGCCGGCGTCCCGGTGACGACGACCCGGCCGCGGTCCATCACCAGGACCCGGTCGGCGACCTTGAACGCCGCCCGGACGTTCTGCTCGACGAGGAGCACGGCGAGCCCTTGCTCGTCGCGCAGGTGCGCGAGAGCGGCGATGATCTCGCCGACGACGCGCGGGGCGAGCCCGAGGCTCGGCTCGTCCAGGACGACGACCGAGGGGCCGGCCATGAGGGCCCGGGCCATCGCGAGCATCTGCTGCTCCCCGCCGGACAGGGCACCGGCGACCAGGGCGATCCGGTCGGCGAGCCGGGGGAACAGGGCGAGGGCCTCGGCGCGTCGCTGGGCGTAGCGCCCGTCGCGCTGACGGGTCCAGCCGCCGAGGGCGAGGTTGTCCTCCACGCTCAGCGACGGGAACACCAGCCGGTTCTCCGGCACGTGCGCCAGGCCACGGCGGGCGATCTGCTCGGCGCCGAGGTTCGTCACGTCCGTCCCGTCGAGCAGCACCTGGCCGCTGCGGGGACGCAGCAGCCCGGAGACCGAGCGCAGCAGGGTGGACTTGCCCGCCCCGTTCGCGCCGATGACGGCGACCAGCTCGCCGGGTGCGACCGAGACGTCGATCCCGTGCAGCACCTGCAACCGGTCGTACCCGGCCTCCAGGCCGCGCACCTCGAGCCCGGCCATCAGCGCACCTCCTGCGCGGCGTGCCGGACGATGTCGTCGGCCTCGTCGTCCGTGCCCAGGTACGCCGCGACGACGGCCGGGTCGTTGCGCACCTCGGCGGGGGTACCCAGGGCGATGAGCCGCCCGTCGTCGAGGACGGCGACCCGGTCCGCGAGCGCCATCACGGCGTCCACGTCGTGCTCGACGAGGACGACGGCGACGCCGGCGTCCCGGGCGCGGCGCAGCAGCTCGGCCAGCTCGTCGCGCTCGGCGCCGGACAGGCCGGCCATCGGCTCGTCGAGCAGCAGCAGCCGCGGGGCCAGGGCGAGTGCCCGGGCCACCTCGACCTGCCGCTGGCGACCGAACGGCAGGTCCGTGACCGAGCGGTCGGCGTCCTGCGCCAGGCCCAGCGCCGCGATCGACGCCATCGCCGAGCGCTCGATCTCCTTCTCCTCCCGGCCGGCCAGGCCGAGCATGCCGCGCACGACGCCGGAGCGGCTGCGCAGGTGCCGTGCCACCTTGACGTTGCCGAGGACCGTGCTGCTGCCGAACACCTGGAGGTTCTGGAAGGTGCGGGTGGCGCCGAGCTCGGCGACGGTGTGCGGGGCGCGGCCCTCCACCCGGCTGCCGAGCACCTCGATGGTCCCGGCGGTCGGCTCCAGCACCCCGCTGATCATGTTGAAGCACGTCGTCTTGCCGGCGCCGTTGGGTCCGATGAGGGCGAGGATCTCCCCGGCCCGGACGTCGAGGTCGACGTCGTCGACGGCCACGACGCCGCCGTACCGCTTGGTCAGGCCACGCACGGACAGCACGACGGTGCCCCGCTCGGGCACGTCGGCCTCCGCCAGCAGGTCCGCCAGCGACACCTCCCCCGTCCCGGGGACGTCGTCCCGGGGTCCCTCACGAACCGCGACCGTCGGCAGCTCACCGGGTTCGCGGGCACTGCCGCGGCGGCGCAGCCGGGAGACCGCCATCTCCCACAGCTGGGCCAGGCCGCCGGGCAGCAGGATGACGACGAGGACGAGGGCGACGCCGAAGGCGATGAGCTGGACCTCGCCGGTGGCCCCCGGGACGATCCGCGGGATGAGGGCCTTCATGCCCTCGTCGAGGCCCTCGACGACGACGGCGCCGGTGATGGCGCCCCAGACGGTGCCGAGCCCGCCCAGCACCACCATGAGCAGGAAGTGCACGCTGAGCAGGAAGCCCGCAGCCTCGGGGCTGACGACGGCGAGCCAGTAGGCGTAGAAGACGCCGGCGAGTCCGGCGTAACCGGCCGACAGCACGAAGACCTTGAGCCGCAGCAGGAACGTGTTGACCCCGAGGCACTCCGCGGCCACCTCGGAGTCGTTGACGGCGGACAGGGCCCGGCCGGTGCGGCTGCCGACGAGGTTGCGCGCCATGAGCAGGCCGACGACGACGAACGGGACGAGCAGCCAGAAGAACTCGCGCGGGCTGTCGTAGACCCGCCCGCCGAACTCCGGCTTGGGGATCCCGAAGATGCCGGAGGTCCCCCCGGTGTACTCGAGCTCCCGGACGGTGACCGAGACGATGATCCCGAGCCCGAGGGTGGCCAGCGCGAGGAAGTGGCCACGCAGCCGCAGCAGCGGCAGGCCGACGAGCAGGGCCACCAGCATGGCGGCGAGCACGGCGGTCACCGCGGCGACCAGGCCGTGCACGTCGTACCGGGTGACGAGGATGGCGTGGGTGTAGGCGCCGACGGCGAAGAACGCGGCCTGGCCGAGGCTGACCTGCCCGGCGAGGCCCATGAGCAGCGACAGGCCGATGGCCGCGATGCCGTAGATCAGCGCGA
This DNA window, taken from Kineosporiaceae bacterium SCSIO 59966, encodes the following:
- a CDS encoding alpha/beta fold hydrolase, which produces MPSGPAATGHEPVRVSLHGREISYLDVGQGPVVVFVHGLLGSHRNWLHLVDDLAATRRVIAPDLFGHGASSKQRGDYSLGAHAAALRDLLDHLRIGSVTLVGHSLGGGISLQLAYLFPERVDRLVLVSSGGLGRELGLLLRAPALPGAELVMPLVASTWVRRGGQSIGRGLVRLGRDPGHDVNEAWRGFLQLGDAESRQAFITTVRSVIDPGGQMVSADDRLSRITVPVLVVWGGRDRLIPMWHGARAAQRIPGSRLEVFENAGHFPHLDDPERFARVLREFIEAG
- a CDS encoding pentachlorophenol monooxygenase, giving the protein MTTAPAAADPRGTPALPPTEPVAVVGNGPVGQTTALLLARWGVPVVLLDARRERDVVGSKAICQQRDVLDVWASIGAGRIAQEGVTWSVARTFYRDRELFSIELEDPGSSPLPAFVNISQARTEEVLDELIAAQQLIDVRWGHEVVTVESSDAGVRLGCRTDDGEVTVRAAWAVACAGARGGALRAALGVDFDGRSFDDAFLICDIRAELPGWENERRFYFDPPWNPGRQVLIHPCPDSVYRIDWQVEPGFDLDAARADGSLDRRIRQVIGDQDYEVVWSSVYRFHARRADRLRVGRVLLAGDVAHLVAPFGARGLNSGVGDAENAAWKLAFVLRGWAGQALLDSYEIERGAAADENLEVTSRTMDFLVPQSPQAYRRRLEVLEAAVHDPAAARDVDSGRLAEPFWYVSSPLTTPCPHRPWPGRPQRGRAPEPVPGVVLPDGPAVDPEDPGVTRVRELCRRGLLVLTGPAADRTACADAVRDVAPPGLPVRVLALTAVDPRGVLSQALRAADDEIWLVRPDAHVAACVRAPAELADAVRRVLALG
- a CDS encoding MBL fold metallo-hydrolase, producing the protein MSSKPFASSADLEDKTETLEVLADGVYALTAEGDPNVGAVEGEDFVVAFEARATPVAAREWLDRLREHTDKPVRYLVLSHYHAVRVLGASAFDADVVVAHENTRALIAERGQQDWDSELARMPRLFKEPDSVPGLTWPTLTFSDRVTIPLGGDRGDLVLQYCGRGHTEGDIVAWLPRHRVLFAGDLVEAQAALYTGDAFHQEWVSGTLDAVAAFGAEALVGGRGAVVRGRDAVDAAIEQSRGFLTALIDEVRRVQSEGGMLKDAFRACHDRLAPTYGSWPIFEHTLPFDVARVWEELEGVERPTIWTAQRDRQVWDQLQD
- a CDS encoding ABC transporter ATP-binding protein, with protein sequence MAGLEVRGLEAGYDRLQVLHGIDVSVAPGELVAVIGANGAGKSTLLRSVSGLLRPRSGQVLLDGTDVTNLGAEQIARRGLAHVPENRLVFPSLSVEDNLALGGWTRQRDGRYAQRRAEALALFPRLADRIALVAGALSGGEQQMLAMARALMAGPSVVVLDEPSLGLAPRVVGEIIAALAHLRDEQGLAVLLVEQNVRAAFKVADRVLVMDRGRVVVTGTPAELADDARVRSAYLGGDSTSSGSVGAAAPAGAPAPTGTPSDTTDHPAAEENR
- a CDS encoding ATP-binding cassette domain-containing protein — translated: MNAVLRRHAGYYLPFLALAAVLAVFPLVASTNMVNIGVFALIYGIAAIGLSLLMGLAGQVSLGQAAFFAVGAYTHAILVTRYDVHGLVAAVTAVLAAMLVALLVGLPLLRLRGHFLALATLGLGIIVSVTVRELEYTGGTSGIFGIPKPEFGGRVYDSPREFFWLLVPFVVVGLLMARNLVGSRTGRALSAVNDSEVAAECLGVNTFLLRLKVFVLSAGYAGLAGVFYAYWLAVVSPEAAGFLLSVHFLLMVVLGGLGTVWGAITGAVVVEGLDEGMKALIPRIVPGATGEVQLIAFGVALVLVVILLPGGLAQLWEMAVSRLRRRGSAREPGELPTVAVREGPRDDVPGTGEVSLADLLAEADVPERGTVVLSVRGLTKRYGGVVAVDDVDLDVRAGEILALIGPNGAGKTTCFNMISGVLEPTAGTIEVLGSRVEGRAPHTVAELGATRTFQNLQVFGSSTVLGNVKVARHLRSRSGVVRGMLGLAGREEKEIERSAMASIAALGLAQDADRSVTDLPFGRQRQVEVARALALAPRLLLLDEPMAGLSGAERDELAELLRRARDAGVAVVLVEHDVDAVMALADRVAVLDDGRLIALGTPAEVRNDPAVVAAYLGTDDEADDIVRHAAQEVR